The following proteins are encoded in a genomic region of Alistipes shahii WAL 8301:
- a CDS encoding RagB/SusD family nutrient uptake outer membrane protein has translation MKKILLYCLPLCLLFASCSDLLDEESYSETGKDNYLNNAKEAETVLQGVYKNLANEYTYSYHLSLLFTISTDIAQCEGSSTTSFREIPTNSHNASTSQISRTWQKLYSAIYDANDFIETVSGRMDNWGSSDRELATIYLGEARALRALFYFELVRWYGNVVLMTSTADSRRKDETFEQTAAKDVYAYIEEDLKYAAEVLPWAVDDTRRTTNAYRFSKGAALGLLAKVYCTWAGYPVRDESKWAEAEKAARRVVESGKHRLISDYETVWKNTCNGIWDAGESLIEVSFYSPTGLDSDNTAGRIGKWNGVSATTVEGERGRNAANWKVTYNFTREWEAQNDPRMALSIADYKYDHTLGSGPITYFSTISGATPSEEQKNRQRQLFTPGKWDTEKYVEAANYIVNNDKSNVNWYILRYSDVLLLFAEALNESGGSVVDAVDAVNAVRRRGFGDTKHDLSYGLSREDLREAIRKERAYELCFEGHRKQDLIRWGIYYDRVMETAQELVDWYSNANYAVSRYIIKGRHELLPIPQRDLDMMPKCKQNPGWGQ, from the coding sequence ATGAAAAAGATACTTTTATACTGCCTGCCGCTCTGCCTGCTGTTCGCCTCGTGCTCCGATCTGCTCGACGAAGAGTCCTATTCGGAGACCGGCAAGGACAACTACCTGAACAATGCCAAGGAGGCGGAGACCGTCCTCCAGGGCGTTTACAAGAACCTGGCGAACGAGTATACCTATTCGTATCACCTGTCGCTGCTGTTCACGATCTCGACCGACATTGCCCAGTGCGAGGGCAGTTCGACGACTTCGTTCCGCGAGATTCCGACCAATTCCCACAACGCCTCGACGTCGCAGATCTCCCGCACGTGGCAGAAGCTCTACTCGGCGATTTACGATGCCAATGACTTCATCGAGACCGTTTCGGGTCGTATGGACAACTGGGGCTCTTCGGACCGCGAACTGGCCACTATTTACCTGGGCGAGGCCCGTGCGCTGCGTGCGTTGTTCTATTTCGAGCTGGTGCGCTGGTACGGCAACGTGGTGCTGATGACCTCGACGGCCGATTCGCGCAGGAAGGACGAGACCTTCGAGCAGACCGCTGCCAAGGATGTCTACGCCTATATCGAGGAGGACCTGAAATATGCCGCCGAGGTGCTTCCGTGGGCCGTCGACGACACCCGGCGCACGACCAACGCCTATCGTTTCTCGAAGGGGGCCGCGCTGGGCCTGCTGGCCAAGGTCTACTGCACGTGGGCCGGTTATCCCGTGCGCGACGAGTCGAAATGGGCCGAGGCCGAGAAGGCCGCCCGCCGCGTCGTGGAGTCGGGCAAGCACCGTCTGATCTCCGACTACGAAACCGTCTGGAAGAACACCTGCAACGGTATCTGGGATGCGGGCGAAAGCCTGATCGAAGTGTCGTTCTACTCGCCGACGGGCCTCGACAGCGACAACACGGCCGGACGTATCGGCAAATGGAACGGTGTGTCGGCTACCACGGTCGAGGGCGAGCGCGGACGCAATGCCGCCAACTGGAAAGTGACCTATAACTTTACCCGCGAGTGGGAGGCGCAGAACGATCCCCGCATGGCGCTTTCGATCGCCGACTACAAATACGATCATACGCTGGGTAGCGGCCCGATCACCTATTTCTCGACCATTTCGGGCGCGACTCCCTCCGAGGAGCAGAAGAACCGCCAGCGTCAGTTGTTCACGCCGGGCAAGTGGGACACCGAGAAGTATGTCGAAGCGGCGAACTACATCGTCAACAACGACAAGTCGAACGTCAACTGGTACATTCTGCGCTATTCGGACGTGCTGCTGCTCTTCGCCGAGGCGCTCAACGAGTCGGGCGGCTCGGTCGTCGATGCCGTGGACGCCGTGAACGCTGTGCGCCGCCGCGGTTTCGGCGACACGAAGCACGACCTTTCCTATGGTCTTTCGCGCGAGGACCTGCGCGAGGCGATCCGCAAGGAGCGTGCCTACGAGCTCTGCTTCGAAGGCCACCGCAAGCAGGACCTGATCCGCTGGGGCATCTACTATGACCGCGTTATGGAGACCGCCCAGGAGCTGGTCGACTGGTATTCCAATGCCAACTATGCCGTCTCGCGGTACATCATCAAAGGCCGCCACGAACTGCTGCCCATTCCGCAGCGCGATCTCGACATGATGCCCAAATGCAAGCAGAACCCTGGCTGGGGCCAGTAA
- a CDS encoding heparin lyase I family protein yields MYPVLLLLACTPDVAREKEAPNGFTALPERVNIQADSARMSQVIDNEWVAVGIRKDEALGLDHSRMYGGKPSYRFTLGRDDNTLEGYAPGETKGRSELAWCYATAADFAGLPDKAYSDAQRMKTVYHHGKGICPQGTSWSYTFAVRIPAELSPEVSTIFAQWHGMPDRTLVTAPDGRVMKLPAEEFLAMQDTVIIKKDIVYERVETVDTKGNKVWKAGKPTGWKVEQGGYPPLAFGFSNGYFYIKANSDRRWFTDKTDRCNANAAKAKVMVPVTSEFKASTIAARMPFSEFPKDRWVTFTVEIDWTQYGGEAETIVRPGRLDVWMAHDSRTNHLVDNEQILIGRNDEDGYYFKFGIYRVGDSTEPVSYNLAGYAQRQR; encoded by the coding sequence ATGTATCCAGTCCTGCTGCTGCTGGCCTGCACGCCGGACGTTGCCCGGGAAAAAGAGGCCCCGAACGGGTTTACAGCGCTGCCCGAGCGGGTGAACATCCAGGCCGACTCGGCCCGGATGAGTCAGGTGATCGACAACGAGTGGGTCGCCGTGGGCATCCGCAAGGACGAAGCACTCGGCCTCGATCATTCCCGCATGTACGGCGGAAAGCCCTCCTACCGCTTCACCCTCGGACGCGACGACAACACGCTCGAAGGCTACGCCCCGGGCGAGACCAAAGGCCGTTCGGAACTTGCCTGGTGTTATGCCACGGCAGCCGATTTCGCGGGTCTTCCCGACAAGGCCTACTCCGACGCCCAGCGGATGAAGACCGTCTACCACCACGGCAAGGGCATCTGCCCGCAGGGCACGTCGTGGAGCTACACGTTCGCGGTCCGGATTCCCGCGGAGTTGAGTCCCGAGGTGTCGACGATCTTCGCCCAGTGGCACGGCATGCCCGACCGGACGCTGGTGACGGCTCCCGACGGCCGTGTGATGAAGCTCCCGGCGGAGGAGTTCCTCGCCATGCAGGACACCGTCATCATCAAGAAAGACATCGTCTACGAACGCGTGGAAACCGTGGATACGAAGGGCAACAAAGTCTGGAAAGCCGGCAAGCCGACAGGCTGGAAGGTCGAACAGGGCGGCTATCCTCCGCTGGCGTTCGGGTTCTCGAACGGGTATTTCTACATCAAGGCCAACTCCGACCGCCGCTGGTTCACCGACAAAACCGACCGCTGCAACGCCAATGCAGCCAAGGCCAAGGTGATGGTTCCCGTCACCTCGGAGTTCAAAGCCTCGACGATCGCCGCGCGGATGCCCTTCAGCGAGTTCCCGAAGGACCGCTGGGTCACCTTCACCGTGGAGATCGACTGGACGCAGTACGGCGGCGAAGCCGAGACGATCGTGCGTCCGGGACGCCTCGACGTATGGATGGCCCATGACAGCCGGACGAACCATCTGGTAGACAACGAGCAGATACTCATAGGCCGCAACGACGAGGACGGCTACTACTTCAAATTCGGCATCTACCGCGTGGGCGACAGCACCGAGCCCGTGAGTTACAACCTCGCCGGATATGCCCAGCGGCAGCGCTGA
- a CDS encoding heparinase II/III family protein, whose amino-acid sequence MNRILMTLCAALTLGAASAAGTTPALGDEKSLYDLLDLERPGMEAVKKAVAKGNVAAADKELLKYFRTRKPVELFGLDLENVKVNKLEQKQADEALEHKFYAHKGYQPSYFYGDDIDWRYWPVKDNELRWQLHRHYWFIPLAKCYYTTGDAKYIDAWMDQYTDWVKKNPLDGVKRLKAAGASAAEIAAEKENIRFAWRPMEAGRRLQDLLTEFALTIHSPRFTPRFLNLFLRTYRQHADHILHNYSKQGNHLLFEAQRMLFAGIYFPEFREAQEWRRSGIEILNREIGVQVYPDGMQFELDFGYHIAAIDIFLKALGMARANGYEGEFPASYIETVGKMTAVTWNLLFPDWSNPMFGDTKSHDKSSLQRQFRSWSKVFPGDKQLQWFATEGRKGALPDYTSQQFPESGFYVLRTGWDKNATVTVVKAGPPAFWHNQPDNGTFEYWRRGRNFFPDSGSYVYGGDSAVLAQRNWFRQTRVHNTVTLDDRNLEKTDSELLLWDATPELTTLVTENPSYEGLTHRRAMFFTGKGLLVIADLVSGPAAGNVRVHFNLCPGRIEYARDGTVRTLFADGNNIRIKTSATVPVQIREEEGWVSTAYRKKEERPAYAVEAPKTAGGELLFITVIAPDEAPFQGSIAIVPQKAPVGDTFRFAVRVGAKTYDLGYELK is encoded by the coding sequence ATGAACCGAATCCTGATGACCCTCTGCGCCGCACTGACGCTCGGCGCGGCATCGGCCGCCGGAACCACCCCGGCTCTGGGCGACGAAAAGTCGCTCTACGACCTGCTGGACCTCGAACGTCCGGGCATGGAGGCCGTGAAGAAAGCCGTCGCCAAAGGCAACGTCGCCGCCGCGGACAAGGAACTGCTGAAATATTTCCGCACGCGCAAGCCCGTAGAACTCTTCGGCCTCGACCTGGAGAACGTCAAGGTGAACAAACTCGAGCAGAAGCAGGCCGACGAAGCCCTGGAGCACAAATTCTACGCCCACAAGGGCTACCAACCCTCGTATTTCTACGGCGACGACATCGACTGGCGCTACTGGCCCGTGAAGGACAACGAACTGCGCTGGCAGCTGCACCGCCACTACTGGTTCATTCCGCTGGCCAAGTGTTACTACACCACGGGCGACGCGAAATACATCGACGCCTGGATGGACCAGTACACCGACTGGGTGAAGAAAAACCCGCTGGACGGCGTCAAACGGCTGAAGGCTGCGGGAGCTTCCGCGGCCGAAATCGCCGCCGAAAAGGAGAACATCCGCTTCGCATGGCGTCCGATGGAGGCCGGACGCCGTCTGCAGGACCTGCTGACGGAGTTCGCGCTGACGATTCATTCGCCGCGCTTCACGCCCCGGTTCCTCAACCTCTTCCTGCGCACCTACCGCCAGCACGCCGACCACATCCTGCACAACTACTCCAAGCAGGGCAACCACCTGCTGTTCGAAGCCCAGCGGATGCTGTTCGCGGGCATCTATTTCCCGGAGTTCCGCGAAGCGCAGGAGTGGCGTCGCAGCGGCATCGAGATTCTCAACCGCGAAATCGGCGTACAGGTCTATCCCGACGGGATGCAGTTCGAGCTGGATTTCGGATACCACATCGCCGCCATCGACATCTTCCTCAAGGCCCTCGGCATGGCCCGCGCCAACGGTTATGAGGGCGAATTCCCGGCCAGCTACATCGAGACGGTCGGGAAGATGACCGCCGTCACCTGGAACCTGCTCTTCCCCGACTGGTCCAACCCGATGTTCGGCGACACCAAGAGCCACGACAAAAGCTCCCTCCAGCGGCAGTTCCGCAGCTGGAGCAAGGTGTTCCCCGGCGACAAACAGCTGCAATGGTTCGCCACGGAGGGCCGCAAGGGCGCCCTTCCCGACTACACTTCGCAGCAGTTCCCGGAATCGGGATTCTACGTCCTGCGCACGGGATGGGACAAGAACGCCACCGTGACGGTCGTGAAGGCCGGTCCCCCGGCGTTCTGGCACAACCAGCCCGACAACGGCACGTTCGAGTACTGGCGCCGGGGGCGCAACTTCTTCCCCGACTCGGGCAGCTACGTCTACGGCGGCGACAGCGCCGTGCTGGCCCAACGCAACTGGTTCCGCCAGACCCGCGTGCACAACACCGTGACGCTCGACGACCGCAACCTCGAAAAGACCGACTCGGAACTCCTGCTCTGGGACGCGACGCCCGAGCTGACGACGCTGGTGACCGAAAACCCCTCCTACGAGGGCCTAACCCACCGCCGGGCGATGTTCTTCACCGGGAAGGGCCTGCTGGTGATCGCCGACCTGGTTTCGGGCCCGGCCGCCGGGAATGTCAGGGTGCATTTCAACCTCTGCCCGGGCCGGATCGAATACGCCAGGGACGGCACCGTGCGCACGCTGTTCGCCGACGGCAACAACATCCGCATCAAGACCTCGGCGACGGTCCCCGTGCAGATCCGCGAGGAGGAGGGATGGGTTTCAACCGCCTATCGTAAGAAGGAGGAGCGTCCGGCCTACGCCGTCGAGGCGCCGAAGACCGCCGGCGGCGAACTGCTGTTCATCACGGTGATCGCCCCCGACGAGGCGCCTTTCCAGGGTTCGATCGCCATCGTTCCGCAAAAGGCCCCCGTGGGCGACACGTTCCGCTTCGCGGTGCGCGTGGGCGCCAAAACATACGATTTAGGGTATGAACTCAAATAA
- a CDS encoding heparinase II/III-family protein encodes MSAEREELMPYYRAWAEVFPANAAIRWMATEGREGTAPEHLSRALRTSGFYVLRSGWDADATVMVLKAGPQGFWHCQPDNGTFELWHRGRNFFPDSGCYVYAGDKEVTDQRNWFRQTQVHNTLTLDGRNLEHTDSKCLRWETDDATHIVTVGNPSYEGLTHRRTVWFVDRQFFVIADEASGTAEGEVGLHYNLVECDPAEDFAACSAATRFSDSNNLLLKVFGAERMERREGWVSRTYRQRTERPAYAFTVRKRAGKPVRLVTVLLPAEDAAGQRVEAVWRGNRLQVKINGTKYNLK; translated from the coding sequence TTGTCTGCGGAGAGGGAGGAACTGATGCCCTACTACCGCGCGTGGGCCGAGGTCTTCCCCGCCAACGCCGCAATCCGGTGGATGGCGACCGAAGGCCGCGAGGGAACCGCCCCGGAGCACCTTTCGCGGGCGTTGCGCACCTCGGGATTCTACGTCCTGCGCAGCGGCTGGGACGCCGACGCCACGGTGATGGTCCTCAAGGCCGGGCCGCAGGGATTCTGGCACTGCCAACCCGACAACGGCACGTTCGAACTCTGGCACCGGGGCCGCAATTTCTTCCCCGACTCGGGCTGTTACGTCTATGCGGGCGACAAGGAGGTGACCGACCAGCGCAACTGGTTCCGCCAGACGCAGGTGCACAACACCCTGACGCTCGACGGCCGGAACCTCGAACACACCGATTCGAAATGCCTGCGCTGGGAGACGGACGACGCGACGCACATCGTGACGGTCGGGAATCCCTCCTACGAGGGCCTCACCCACCGCCGCACGGTGTGGTTCGTCGACCGGCAGTTCTTCGTCATCGCCGACGAGGCGTCCGGAACGGCCGAAGGAGAGGTCGGCCTGCACTACAACCTCGTGGAGTGCGACCCGGCGGAGGATTTCGCCGCGTGCTCCGCAGCGACCCGCTTCAGCGACAGCAACAACCTGCTGCTGAAAGTTTTCGGAGCGGAGCGGATGGAACGCCGCGAAGGCTGGGTGTCGCGCACCTACCGTCAGCGCACGGAACGTCCGGCCTACGCCTTCACGGTGCGGAAGCGGGCCGGGAAGCCCGTGCGGCTGGTGACGGTGCTGCTTCCGGCGGAGGATGCCGCGGGGCAGCGCGTCGAAGCCGTCTGGCGCGGGAACCGGCTGCAAGTCAAAATCAACGGAACAAAATACAACCTAAAATAA
- a CDS encoding DUF5675 family protein — MKLTLKRRYFAETYTIGTLFIDGVRFCDTLEDKNRDDNRNGKFDNGEQKVKNETAIPFGTYEITVNRSPRFGRDLPRLLNVPHFDGILIHRGNTGKDTSGCILVGENKVKGRVINSTPYELELTKRCKAAIARKEKITIEIV; from the coding sequence ATGAAACTAACGCTTAAACGGCGATACTTCGCCGAAACCTATACTATCGGTACGCTGTTTATTGACGGGGTGCGTTTTTGCGATACCTTGGAAGACAAGAACCGGGACGACAACCGAAACGGCAAATTTGACAATGGGGAACAGAAGGTAAAGAACGAAACGGCTATACCGTTCGGAACCTACGAAATAACCGTAAACCGTTCGCCGCGCTTCGGGCGCGACCTTCCTCGCCTTTTGAACGTACCGCATTTCGACGGCATTCTAATTCATCGTGGCAATACCGGTAAGGACACTTCCGGCTGTATTTTGGTCGGAGAAAACAAGGTAAAGGGGCGGGTTATCAATTCCACGCCTTACGAACTTGAACTTACAAAGCGGTGTAAGGCCGCAATAGCCCGGAAAGAAAAAATCACTATCGAAATCGTATGA
- a CDS encoding phage holin family protein produces MENILQTFGPQLIIIACVYALVLFVVFLDLWAGIRKAKQRGEYRSSYGLRKTVDKISRYFNMILVITSIDVVQMLAITQLNPQTNHTLPVLPFFTFIGAMFVGFIELKSIYENSEAKERAKIGDAAKILSQIIQHKDEQEIIAGVIEYLKKEKEKGGDNETNA; encoded by the coding sequence ATGGAAAATATCTTACAGACCTTCGGGCCGCAACTTATTATTATAGCTTGCGTTTACGCGCTTGTTTTGTTCGTGGTCTTCCTTGACCTTTGGGCCGGGATTCGAAAGGCCAAACAACGGGGGGAATATCGGTCTTCGTACGGATTGCGTAAGACAGTAGACAAAATAAGCCGGTATTTCAATATGATACTCGTAATTACATCTATCGACGTGGTGCAAATGTTGGCTATTACGCAGCTAAATCCGCAGACGAACCACACTTTACCGGTATTGCCGTTTTTTACGTTTATCGGGGCTATGTTCGTGGGATTTATCGAATTAAAGAGTATCTACGAGAATAGCGAAGCCAAGGAGCGGGCCAAAATCGGGGATGCGGCTAAAATCCTTTCGCAAATCATCCAGCATAAGGACGAACAGGAGATTATAGCCGGGGTTATCGAGTATCTAAAAAAGGAAAAAGAGAAAGGGGGCGACAATGAAACTAACGCTTAA
- a CDS encoding RNA-directed DNA polymerase, whose amino-acid sequence MKRIGNLYEKVCSIENLQLADEKARKGKLRTYGVIEHDKKREVNLLKLRETLLNGTFHTSKYDVFTIYEPKEREIYRLPYFPDRILHHAIMNVLEPIWVSTFTADTYSCIKNRGIHAAAKKVKQALREDPEGTTFCLKLDIRKFYPSINHDVLKSILRRKLKDKRLLRLLDEIIDSADGVPIGNYLSQYFANLYLTYFDHWIKEQKRVKHYFRYADDIVILASDKSYLHSLMGEIRAYLGDLKLEVKGNWQVFPVAARGIDFVGYVFFHTHTRMRKGIKKTFCRRLAKLNKRKRPLSEKDFKQAICPWWGWAKSCDSKHLIKKLSKTSKYEIKFKR is encoded by the coding sequence ATGAAGCGAATAGGTAACTTGTACGAGAAGGTTTGTTCTATCGAGAACTTGCAGCTTGCGGACGAAAAGGCCCGTAAGGGTAAGTTACGCACGTACGGAGTTATCGAACACGATAAAAAACGGGAAGTGAACCTATTGAAGTTGCGCGAAACCTTGCTAAACGGTACTTTCCATACATCGAAGTACGACGTATTCACTATTTACGAACCCAAAGAACGGGAAATATACCGCTTGCCTTACTTTCCCGACCGTATTTTGCACCACGCTATAATGAACGTCTTAGAGCCTATTTGGGTTTCGACCTTCACGGCGGACACTTATAGCTGCATTAAGAACCGGGGGATTCATGCGGCCGCGAAGAAGGTAAAACAGGCCCTACGGGAAGACCCGGAAGGTACTACGTTTTGTTTGAAATTGGATATTCGCAAGTTCTACCCTTCGATTAACCACGACGTGCTAAAATCCATTCTGCGCCGCAAGTTGAAGGATAAAAGGCTACTTCGCCTACTTGACGAAATTATAGATTCGGCGGACGGCGTACCTATCGGAAACTACCTAAGCCAATATTTCGCTAACCTCTATTTAACCTACTTCGACCATTGGATAAAGGAACAGAAGCGGGTAAAGCACTACTTCCGCTACGCGGACGATATTGTAATACTTGCTTCGGATAAATCCTACCTTCATTCCTTAATGGGCGAAATTAGGGCGTATTTGGGGGATTTGAAATTAGAGGTTAAAGGGAATTGGCAAGTTTTCCCCGTAGCGGCTCGCGGTATCGACTTCGTAGGATATGTATTTTTCCACACGCATACCCGAATGCGAAAGGGCATTAAAAAGACTTTTTGCCGGCGGTTGGCGAAGCTGAACAAACGGAAAAGGCCATTATCCGAAAAGGACTTTAAGCAGGCTATTTGCCCTTGGTGGGGTTGGGCGAAGTCTTGCGATAGCAAACACTTGATTAAGAAACTTTCTAAAACATCGAAGTATGAAATCAAATTCAAACGATAG
- a CDS encoding phage tail protein, translating to MEQIIVRHPDGTTALLTSRARKSGVTKAEQSITLLGADTVAITVKSATPLTFHLGDQIDVYGKTYTLNQLPGIKKTGNRNFEYTLTFEGVQYELIDVQFLLPDDTVLDSFTGDLEDFLGILIGNLTRVYPGKWVLGVYPANTEYKTLTYTEKNCLEVLQDLCEQYSTEFEITQANGVRTLNIKTAGVNFPYTFRYGRTGGLYELTRQNINSKNVVTRLYVYGGSSNLGDKYRYTRLCLPGKAKNASYIEDAAAIAAYGLKENTKIFDDIRPERYGEVTAAGSAYYAFKDATMNFDLNEKDSAGNTKWLIDGATAKVKFTTGNLAGYEFDIHKYDHATKEIQVVPFTDENGMKFPSETSAAFQFGVGDKYFFTDINLPDTYKTDAENKLLAEGNKAITEYSQPQVQYGLSIDENFIRQFAGELTVVNLFAVGDYIPVEDEDIGVNKSVRITAFTRDLLREYKYNITLGDSVTKTTITRVIEDLQKIDNVIEINDLADPSKARRNWKASQEVLANVFDPEGHYYSEKIKPLSIETTMLATGARSQQFVLQNTRFEPNYEGNPNTVKVVGGTLVHYTIAETVKSWQLNTATFSNLVSGTVYYIYARCQKTGTAGNIVFDTVQRAVDGDPTYYYFLIGSLSSVITDTDGNRPARLIALTYGATTINGRFLATGRIQSGDGQTYFDLDAGEIGGNIKFRASDGTLKDVAELEQSDIEYLRDAFKDARTEIEGGVALSGFIGVRDTEQNVAAAMAGYNPTGESDYPLIFAGAQQGNVEYYGWTSNSYTHIYTQSATPSNGDNCFDNKGSVVGTVTNIVGAQIFALSTTGETYQRNTGIDFTAKTPSAMEGNRAKFRVYKDGRCVSNYFETSGSYKTIYTKTNCPPSQFTTVLAVSENCYMALTAGAQFGVLMEANEDHNGYNCALYNSSSYPCTVVKGTKSSYTQVGVLSPGELMEFVNIYGTWILRNHTRYSTKAES from the coding sequence ATGGAACAAATTATAGTAAGACACCCGGACGGGACTACGGCCCTATTGACTTCGCGGGCGCGTAAGTCCGGAGTTACCAAGGCCGAACAAAGTATTACGCTGTTAGGGGCGGATACGGTGGCGATAACCGTAAAAAGTGCCACGCCCTTAACCTTCCACTTGGGCGACCAAATAGACGTTTACGGGAAGACTTATACCCTTAACCAGCTTCCGGGCATTAAGAAGACCGGAAACCGGAATTTCGAATATACCCTTACTTTCGAAGGCGTACAGTACGAGTTAATCGACGTGCAATTTTTGTTACCGGACGATACCGTATTAGATAGCTTTACGGGCGATTTAGAAGACTTCTTAGGTATTCTTATCGGGAACCTTACCCGCGTATATCCGGGTAAATGGGTGTTAGGCGTTTATCCGGCCAATACGGAGTATAAAACGCTTACCTATACGGAAAAGAATTGTTTGGAAGTGTTGCAAGACCTTTGCGAACAGTACAGCACCGAATTTGAGATTACCCAAGCTAACGGCGTTCGTACGCTCAATATCAAAACGGCCGGGGTAAACTTCCCCTATACCTTCCGGTACGGACGTACCGGCGGGCTTTACGAATTAACGCGCCAAAACATCAATTCCAAGAACGTAGTTACCCGGCTATACGTCTACGGCGGTAGTAGCAACCTTGGGGACAAATACCGTTATACCCGTCTTTGTCTTCCGGGCAAAGCTAAAAACGCTTCCTACATCGAGGACGCGGCCGCTATTGCGGCTTACGGGTTGAAGGAGAATACAAAGATATTCGACGACATCAGACCCGAACGCTACGGCGAAGTAACAGCCGCCGGAAGCGCGTATTATGCTTTTAAGGACGCTACTATGAACTTCGACCTTAACGAAAAGGATAGCGCGGGTAATACAAAGTGGCTTATCGACGGAGCTACTGCAAAGGTAAAGTTCACTACCGGAAACTTGGCCGGCTATGAATTTGACATACACAAGTACGACCACGCGACGAAGGAAATACAGGTAGTACCGTTCACGGACGAAAACGGCATGAAGTTCCCCAGCGAAACAAGTGCGGCGTTTCAGTTCGGCGTAGGCGATAAGTATTTCTTCACGGATATAAATTTGCCGGACACTTACAAGACCGACGCGGAAAACAAACTCCTTGCGGAAGGCAACAAGGCAATAACCGAATACAGCCAGCCGCAAGTACAGTACGGGTTAAGTATCGACGAAAATTTTATACGTCAGTTCGCCGGCGAACTGACCGTAGTAAACCTTTTTGCCGTCGGCGATTATATCCCAGTGGAAGATGAAGACATAGGCGTAAACAAATCGGTACGAATTACGGCCTTTACGCGCGATTTGCTGCGGGAATACAAGTATAATATAACCTTGGGCGACAGCGTAACCAAAACGACGATAACCCGCGTTATCGAAGACTTGCAGAAAATCGACAATGTTATAGAGATAAACGACCTTGCCGACCCGTCGAAGGCCCGCCGCAATTGGAAAGCCAGCCAAGAAGTATTAGCTAATGTTTTCGACCCCGAAGGACACTATTACAGCGAGAAGATAAAGCCGCTTTCGATTGAAACGACCATGTTAGCCACCGGCGCACGTTCCCAGCAGTTCGTATTACAGAACACCCGCTTTGAACCGAACTACGAAGGGAATCCCAATACGGTAAAGGTGGTAGGCGGTACGTTGGTTCACTATACGATAGCGGAAACCGTAAAAAGTTGGCAGCTAAATACGGCCACCTTTTCGAACCTTGTAAGCGGAACGGTCTATTACATATACGCCCGTTGCCAAAAGACAGGAACGGCCGGAAACATCGTTTTCGACACAGTACAGCGAGCGGTAGACGGCGACCCTACATATTATTATTTCTTGATAGGGAGCCTTAGCAGCGTGATAACCGATACCGACGGGAACCGGCCGGCGCGTCTTATCGCCCTAACTTATGGCGCAACGACAATTAACGGTCGTTTCCTTGCTACGGGGCGGATTCAAAGTGGCGACGGACAAACTTATTTCGACTTAGACGCCGGAGAGATTGGGGGGAACATTAAATTTCGTGCGTCTGACGGGACATTAAAGGATGTTGCTGAATTGGAACAAAGCGACATAGAATATTTGCGAGATGCTTTTAAGGATGCAAGAACAGAAATAGAAGGCGGTGTAGCCCTTTCCGGATTTATAGGTGTACGCGATACGGAACAGAATGTAGCAGCTGCTATGGCCGGTTATAATCCCACCGGAGAATCCGATTATCCGTTGATATTCGCAGGAGCGCAACAAGGGAATGTAGAGTATTACGGATGGACAAGCAATAGCTATACCCATATCTACACCCAAAGCGCGACGCCGAGCAATGGGGATAATTGTTTCGACAATAAAGGCTCTGTCGTAGGAACTGTAACGAATATCGTAGGGGCGCAAATTTTCGCATTATCCACAACGGGCGAAACCTATCAACGCAATACCGGAATCGACTTTACCGCGAAAACGCCCTCTGCAATGGAGGGCAACCGGGCCAAGTTCCGAGTATATAAGGACGGACGATGCGTTTCCAATTACTTTGAAACGAGCGGGTCGTATAAAACGATATATACAAAAACCAACTGCCCGCCTTCGCAATTTACTACGGTGTTGGCAGTTTCCGAAAATTGCTACATGGCCTTGACCGCCGGAGCACAATTCGGGGTTTTAATGGAGGCCAACGAAGACCATAACGGGTATAATTGTGCGTTATATAATTCATCATCATATCCCTGTACGGTCGTAAAGGGTACAAAATCTTCCTATACCCAAGTTGGGGTATTATCTCCCGGTGAGTTAATGGAGTTTGTGAATATTTATGGAACTTGGATTTTACGAAACCATACTCGCTATTCTACGAAGGCAGAAAGTTAG